From a region of the Apibacter sp. B3706 genome:
- a CDS encoding DedA family protein translates to METLHYLVDFILHINVHLDELMRNYGNWVYAILFLIIFCETGLVITPFLPGDSLLFSAGALAASSDEFSIYLLALLFVVGAIIGDTVNFEIGKYFGHKLFSNPNSKIFKQSYLQKTHEFYEKHGGKTIILARFVPIVRTFAPFVAGMGRMSYKYFISYNIIGGVVWVFIFLFLGYFVGNIGWVKNNLPLLMILIIVVSILPAILEILRNKFIVKKDK, encoded by the coding sequence ATGGAAACTTTACACTATTTAGTTGATTTTATTCTTCATATAAATGTTCATTTAGATGAATTAATGCGCAACTACGGAAATTGGGTTTATGCTATTCTTTTTTTAATCATTTTTTGTGAAACCGGATTAGTAATTACCCCTTTCTTACCCGGTGATTCTTTATTATTTTCCGCGGGAGCTCTTGCTGCTTCCAGTGATGAATTTAGCATCTATTTATTAGCCCTATTATTTGTGGTTGGAGCTATTATTGGTGATACGGTCAATTTTGAGATAGGAAAATATTTTGGACATAAACTATTCAGTAATCCCAATTCTAAAATATTTAAGCAAAGCTATCTTCAAAAGACTCATGAATTTTATGAAAAACACGGAGGCAAAACCATTATACTTGCCCGTTTTGTTCCTATTGTTAGAACCTTTGCTCCTTTTGTTGCCGGAATGGGACGTATGAGTTATAAATACTTTATTTCCTATAATATTATAGGAGGCGTTGTATGGGTGTTTATTTTCTTATTCTTGGGATATTTTGTAGGCAACATTGGATGGGTTAAAAATAATTTACCTCTATTAATGATTTTAATTATTGTAGTATCTATTTTGCCTGCCATTTTAGAAATTTTAC
- a CDS encoding Hsp20/alpha crystallin family protein, producing the protein MADLIKSNNKSFGNLLDEFFSNAPAWNRAEVKFPPVNISEDKANFEVDLYAPGLKKEDFKVNLEKGLLTISYDKKAETHNKKSHRTEYYQSSFKRSFTLDDSNIDAAKIHATYHDGVLKLVLPKKEQTEIAPKQIEVK; encoded by the coding sequence ATGGCAGATTTAATTAAAAGCAACAACAAAAGTTTTGGAAATTTATTAGATGAATTTTTCTCAAATGCTCCTGCATGGAATAGAGCAGAAGTAAAATTTCCACCTGTAAATATTTCTGAAGATAAAGCCAATTTTGAAGTGGATTTATACGCTCCGGGATTGAAAAAAGAAGATTTTAAAGTTAATTTAGAAAAAGGATTACTAACGATTAGTTATGATAAAAAAGCTGAAACGCATAATAAAAAATCTCACAGAACTGAATATTACCAGTCTAGCTTTAAACGTAGTTTTACTTTAGATGACAGTAATATAGATGCAGCCAAAATACATGCTACCTATCATGATGGAGTTTTAAAATTAGTTTTACCTAAGAAAGAACAAACAGAAATTGCACCTAAACAAATTGAAGTAAAATAA
- a CDS encoding homocysteine S-methyltransferase family protein: protein MKIEELIKHKILILDGAMGTMIQRFKLNEEDYRGARFRDWKTDLKGNNDLLSITQPDIIKNIHLEYFEAGADIIETNTFNSNRISMTDYDMQDWVHELNFASVQVAKQAREEYWNKNGTKPLFIAGSMGPTSKTASISPDVNDPAYREVDFDYLAEIYKEQAVSLIQAGADILLVETIFDTLNAKAAFFGIEEAFDKTGKKLPLMASGTITDAAGRTLSGQTTEAFLVSLSHLPLLSIGLNCALGAEQLFQYLEILANKAPFYLSAYPNAGLPNPLGGYDETPEMMAEKVQLYLENQLVNILGGCCGTTPDHIKLFSELASNYTPRTISFTK, encoded by the coding sequence ATGAAAATAGAAGAACTCATTAAACATAAGATTCTGATCTTGGACGGAGCCATGGGAACCATGATTCAACGTTTTAAATTAAATGAAGAAGATTATAGAGGCGCTAGATTTAGGGATTGGAAAACAGATTTAAAGGGAAATAATGATTTGTTGTCCATTACACAACCGGATATTATTAAAAATATTCATTTGGAATATTTTGAGGCAGGAGCTGATATTATCGAAACGAATACATTTAATTCGAACCGAATTTCCATGACTGACTATGATATGCAGGATTGGGTACATGAGCTTAATTTTGCTTCTGTTCAAGTAGCTAAACAGGCCCGAGAGGAATATTGGAACAAAAATGGCACAAAACCTCTTTTTATTGCCGGTTCCATGGGCCCGACCTCAAAAACCGCTTCTATTTCTCCTGATGTTAATGACCCTGCTTACCGTGAAGTAGATTTTGATTATTTAGCGGAAATTTATAAAGAACAAGCAGTATCTCTTATTCAAGCCGGAGCCGATATTCTTTTAGTGGAAACTATCTTTGATACTTTAAATGCTAAGGCTGCTTTTTTTGGTATTGAGGAAGCTTTCGATAAAACCGGCAAAAAACTTCCCCTAATGGCTTCAGGCACAATTACTGATGCGGCGGGAAGGACATTATCCGGACAAACGACGGAAGCCTTTTTAGTTTCTTTATCACATTTACCTTTATTGTCCATTGGATTAAACTGTGCTTTGGGTGCTGAACAACTTTTTCAATATTTGGAAATATTGGCTAATAAAGCACCTTTTTACCTTAGCGCCTATCCTAATGCCGGATTACCCAATCCTTTAGGCGGATATGATGAAACGCCGGAAATGATGGCTGAAAAAGTTCAATTATATTTGGAAAATCAACTGGTGAATATTTTGGGTGGATGTTGTGGAACAACTCCTGATCATATTAAGCTTTTTAGTGAATTGGCTTCAAACTATACTCCTCGAACAATATCTTTTACCAAATAA
- a CDS encoding YceI family protein, with product MKTKWLTDPAHSEIFFKVKHMVISTVTGEFTKFQGSIESESDDFSNAKFDFSIDVDSINTKIADRDTHLKSEDFFDVSHYPKLTFTSDSGIKDNKITGILTIRDVSKEITLDADFGGIIKDPWNNQRAGFEFTGKLNRKDFGLNWSQMTEAGGLVVSNEVKLQINLEFIAQ from the coding sequence ATGAAAACAAAATGGTTAACTGATCCCGCTCACTCCGAGATCTTTTTCAAAGTAAAGCACATGGTAATATCAACCGTAACCGGAGAATTTACCAAATTTCAAGGTTCCATAGAATCTGAAAGTGATGATTTCTCAAATGCAAAATTTGATTTTTCCATCGATGTTGATTCTATCAATACAAAAATTGCTGATCGAGATACACATTTAAAATCAGAAGATTTCTTTGACGTTTCTCATTATCCTAAACTGACTTTTACCAGCGATTCCGGTATTAAAGACAATAAAATCACAGGCATCCTTACTATCAGAGATGTAAGTAAAGAAATTACCTTAGATGCAGATTTTGGAGGAATCATCAAAGATCCATGGAATAATCAACGAGCCGGATTTGAATTTACCGGAAAATTAAATCGTAAAGATTTTGGTTTAAACTGGAGTCAAATGACTGAAGCTGGAGGTTTGGTAGTGAGCAATGAAGTTAAATTGCAAATAAATTTAGAGTTTATCGCTCAATAA
- the dprA gene encoding DNA-processing protein DprA: protein MNQEIVHLIALRMCPHIGDMTIKKLISHFGSAQNVWSATSQELLSVYHIGHKTIQHLGNQSLLDQAYKEFGYCISNNIQIVHLWDDSYPNLLKECSDAPVILYYKGAINWKLPAVSIVGTRKMTSYGENFTKKLVECFQNKKINIVSGLALGVDGCAHKKANELAIPTLGVLAHGLSTLYPPQHKGLAERMIQNGGILSEFASNTKPERANFIQRNRIIAGLSSVTVIVESGYGGGAISTVKFANSYHREVFALPGKVTDTCSQGCNQLIRNLEAQILTRPEDVVSLFGEAPIKNLQQELWIDLTDQELKIIELLKRKGKLQIDALSLELNLPTFQLMPILLQLELKNIIETLPGKYFSLL from the coding sequence ATGAATCAGGAAATTGTACATCTTATTGCCCTACGAATGTGTCCTCATATCGGCGATATGACGATTAAGAAATTAATAAGCCATTTCGGAAGCGCACAAAATGTTTGGTCTGCAACTTCTCAAGAATTGCTTTCTGTGTATCATATAGGTCATAAAACCATTCAACATTTAGGTAATCAATCGCTTTTAGATCAAGCTTATAAAGAGTTTGGTTATTGCATTTCTAATAATATTCAAATAGTGCATCTATGGGATGATTCCTATCCTAACTTATTAAAGGAATGTTCGGATGCTCCTGTAATACTCTATTATAAAGGTGCTATAAATTGGAAGCTACCCGCAGTAAGCATAGTAGGGACTCGTAAAATGACCTCTTACGGCGAAAATTTTACAAAAAAATTAGTAGAATGCTTTCAAAACAAAAAAATCAATATTGTCAGCGGATTGGCTTTAGGAGTGGATGGATGCGCTCATAAGAAAGCTAATGAACTTGCCATTCCCACTCTGGGAGTACTTGCTCACGGCCTATCTACTCTTTACCCGCCACAACACAAAGGATTAGCAGAAAGAATGATACAAAACGGAGGTATCCTTAGCGAATTTGCATCTAATACAAAACCCGAAAGAGCTAATTTTATACAGCGTAATCGTATCATTGCCGGGTTGTCTTCTGTAACGGTCATTGTAGAATCAGGATACGGAGGCGGTGCCATTTCCACTGTGAAATTTGCTAATTCGTATCATCGTGAGGTATTTGCTTTGCCCGGAAAAGTTACGGATACTTGCAGTCAGGGATGCAACCAGCTTATCAGAAACTTGGAAGCTCAAATACTCACCCGTCCTGAAGATGTGGTATCCTTATTTGGAGAAGCTCCTATAAAAAATTTACAACAAGAATTATGGATTGATCTCACAGATCAAGAATTAAAAATTATTGAATTGTTAAAACGTAAAGGGAAATTGCAAATTGATGCCTTATCTTTAGAATTAAATTTACCTACGTTTCAACTCATGCCGATTTTGTTACAATTAGAACTTAAAAACATCATTGAAACCCTACCCGGAAAATATTTTTCTTTACTTTGA
- the dusB gene encoding tRNA dihydrouridine synthase DusB, whose translation MVKIGNIELPDFPFILAPMEDVSDPPFRRLCKMHGADLMYSEFISSEGLIRDAIKSKKKLDIFDYERPIGIQIFGGDEEAMSLSSKIVETVQPDLVDINFGCPVKKVACKGAGAGVLKDIDLMVRLTRAVVRSTHLPVTVKTRLGWDESSITIDEIAERLQDEGIQALTIHARTRSQMYKGHSDWSHIARVKNNPRIKIPIFGNGDINSAKKAKEYKDTYGVDGIMIGRAAIGNPWIFSQIKHYLKNGEELPPPDLQQRIEAVKNHANWSVEWKGERTGLLEMRQHYSNYFRGIPNFKIYKTQLLSALTLEELNQIFDNLLADQAI comes from the coding sequence TTGGTTAAAATAGGAAACATAGAATTACCCGACTTTCCCTTTATTTTGGCACCTATGGAAGATGTTAGCGACCCACCCTTCCGTCGTTTGTGTAAAATGCATGGAGCAGATCTCATGTATTCCGAATTTATTTCCTCGGAGGGTCTGATACGAGATGCCATAAAAAGTAAGAAAAAGCTTGATATATTCGATTACGAACGTCCTATAGGAATACAAATATTTGGCGGAGATGAAGAGGCTATGTCTCTATCTTCCAAAATAGTTGAAACCGTACAACCTGATTTAGTTGACATTAATTTTGGGTGTCCGGTTAAAAAAGTTGCCTGCAAAGGAGCAGGTGCGGGAGTGCTGAAAGACATTGATTTAATGGTTCGTTTAACTCGAGCTGTTGTACGAAGTACTCATCTTCCGGTAACCGTCAAAACCCGTTTAGGATGGGATGAATCTTCCATTACTATTGATGAAATTGCTGAACGTTTGCAAGACGAAGGAATACAAGCACTGACTATTCATGCACGAACACGATCTCAAATGTATAAAGGTCACTCTGATTGGTCTCATATTGCGCGGGTTAAAAACAATCCAAGAATTAAAATTCCTATTTTTGGCAATGGTGATATCAACTCTGCTAAAAAAGCGAAAGAATATAAAGACACCTATGGAGTTGACGGTATTATGATTGGAAGAGCTGCTATTGGAAATCCTTGGATATTCAGCCAAATTAAACATTATCTGAAAAACGGAGAAGAGCTTCCACCGCCCGATTTGCAACAACGTATTGAAGCTGTTAAAAATCATGCTAATTGGTCAGTGGAATGGAAAGGCGAACGCACCGGCCTTTTAGAAATGCGTCAACATTATTCTAATTATTTTAGGGGAATTCCTAATTTTAAAATCTATAAAACTCAATTGCTTTCAGCTCTAACGTTAGAAGAATTGAACCAAATATTTGACAACCTCCTTGCTGATCAAGCAATTTAA
- a CDS encoding TolC family protein yields MKLKYTILSIFICLLFIPIIVPAQVVDTTFAKKQLNYIDFIQQVKNNNLEYAAQKYTVNLAEAEVENAKIIPDIEWNIEGNSNQKHMGNNLETGLGWTIELGGKRKARIDLAKSQVDLNRYLLQDYLRNLYADASLQFLECIQNKNLLDVQLNSYKTLSNLAASDSIRYKLGDITLTDSKQSKLEAQFMLNEVFKAESEWKNSLVALNLVMGKSQKDTLYTANSNFTDFTRDFDLADLITTAQNNRADLQAALQNKEVSQKMLKLAKANRIMDLGISAGMQFNGKATNEEAPSPYHTGVTAGLSIPLRFLNNRKGEVQTAHYTIQQADLEYKQVELQIQTEVTQAYQNYVNTKKQMQQFSNGLLSESKAILEGKIYSYKRGNTSLLEVLDAQRTYNDVQENYYQTLYNFCSALVRLERIVGIWDINF; encoded by the coding sequence ATGAAATTAAAGTATACGATTCTATCGATATTCATATGCCTCCTGTTTATACCGATAATAGTACCGGCTCAAGTTGTTGATACCACCTTTGCTAAAAAACAACTGAACTATATTGATTTTATTCAGCAGGTTAAGAATAACAATTTGGAATACGCAGCACAAAAATATACGGTAAATCTCGCTGAAGCAGAGGTTGAAAATGCGAAAATTATTCCTGATATTGAATGGAATATAGAAGGAAACAGCAACCAAAAACATATGGGTAACAATTTGGAAACCGGCTTAGGATGGACTATCGAGCTGGGAGGAAAACGAAAAGCCCGTATCGACTTAGCTAAAAGTCAAGTTGATTTAAATCGCTATTTGTTACAAGATTACTTACGAAATTTATATGCGGATGCTTCTTTGCAGTTTTTGGAATGTATTCAAAATAAAAACCTGTTGGATGTACAACTCAATTCTTATAAAACGTTATCCAATTTAGCTGCATCCGACAGCATTCGATATAAATTAGGAGATATTACTCTAACAGATTCTAAACAAAGTAAGTTGGAAGCTCAATTCATGCTCAATGAAGTCTTTAAAGCCGAGTCGGAATGGAAAAACTCTTTAGTTGCCTTAAATTTAGTCATGGGTAAATCTCAAAAAGATACTTTATATACAGCTAACAGCAATTTTACCGACTTTACCAGAGATTTTGATTTGGCTGATTTGATAACAACCGCACAAAATAATCGTGCCGATTTACAAGCCGCTTTACAAAATAAAGAAGTTTCACAAAAAATGCTGAAGTTAGCGAAAGCTAATCGGATAATGGATTTAGGAATTAGTGCCGGAATGCAATTTAACGGAAAAGCTACTAATGAAGAAGCGCCTTCACCATATCATACGGGGGTAACAGCCGGACTTTCCATACCTCTTCGTTTTTTAAACAATCGAAAAGGGGAAGTGCAAACAGCACATTATACCATTCAACAAGCAGATTTAGAATATAAGCAAGTGGAACTTCAAATTCAAACTGAAGTTACTCAGGCGTATCAAAATTATGTAAATACCAAAAAACAAATGCAGCAGTTTTCCAATGGTTTGCTTTCCGAGTCCAAGGCCATTCTTGAAGGTAAAATTTACTCCTATAAAAGAGGTAATACGTCTCTTCTTGAAGTCTTAGACGCACAAAGAACGTATAATGATGTACAGGAAAATTATTATCAAACCTTATATAATTTCTGTTCTGCATTAGTAAGATTGGAAAGAATTGTAGGTATTTGGGATATAAATTTTTAA
- a CDS encoding efflux RND transporter permease subunit produces the protein MNKLIQTTIHKRWVLVALFVMLALFGYYSWKHLSIEAYPDIADVTSQVVTQVPGLAAEEIEQQITIPVERALNGLPGMHVMRSKSTFGLSIITIVFEDGVDDYWARMRIQERLNDVELPYEATPELDPLTSPIGEIYRYIIESKTHDLRELTDLQNFVIIPRIKQVAGVADVTNFGGITTQFQIELDPKKLDQYQLSLGEVIKTIENNNVNAGGSILPHGDLGYVIRGIGLVKNLEDIGKIVVKSENGVPILLNDIGKLKYGNIERKGILGYTDKKRNYSESIEGIVLLLKGQNPSKVLEGVHEAVNDLNTQILPEGVKIHPFLDRTELVNTTLNTVSHTLFEGMSLVIVVLIVFLGSWRGALLVAVTIPLSLLIAFILMYFTHIPANLLSLGAIDFGIIVDGAIVMMETILRKREEEPNEELQEKTIAQRAAEVAKPILFSTIIIITAYLPLFAFERVEKKLFTPMAFTVSYALFGALLVALLLIPGLAYFIYKKPQKLYHNKWLEKLTDRYFINIQRIMKAPKKIFLPLGILLGVTFLLAFYVGKDFLPPLDEGSIWLQVQLPPGISVEKSKELSDTLRARTMKYDEVTYITVQAGRNDDGTDPWTASHFEVSIGLKPYKEWKKGKTKYDLIAELEKEYSKLPGFTVGFSQPMIDGVMDKISGAHSELVVKIYGDDFGETRRIAEDVMKTLKTVKGAVDLAIDQEPPLPQLQIIANRDKIAQYGLNVADVAELIEVAIGGKAISQIFIGNKVYDIICRYDENSRNTPDKISNLMLTSETGAKIPLSQVCDIKLSTGESTITREMNKRHLTVKLNLRDRDLGKFLVEAQHKIEKEVKYNHEKYHIKWGGQFENQNRAYARLAFIIPLSLGIMFILLYSAFGNFRQAGLLMSIVPLALFGGMLALNVRGMTLNVSSAVGFIALSGVAIQNGVIMISHINFLRKQGQTLLRAVLLGAKDRFRPVLMTATVAILGLLPASLATGIGSDVQRPLATVIVYGLLFSTVITLFALPALYYIIENKWGKDEQTEEI, from the coding sequence ATGAATAAACTTATTCAAACAACTATACACAAACGTTGGGTACTGGTTGCCCTTTTTGTTATGCTTGCTCTATTCGGGTATTATTCCTGGAAACACCTTTCCATTGAAGCCTATCCGGATATCGCGGATGTAACATCTCAAGTGGTCACCCAAGTTCCCGGATTAGCGGCGGAAGAAATAGAACAACAAATAACCATTCCGGTGGAACGGGCCCTAAACGGTCTTCCGGGAATGCATGTAATGCGCAGTAAAAGCACCTTCGGACTTTCCATTATTACCATCGTTTTTGAAGACGGTGTAGATGATTATTGGGCAAGGATGAGAATACAAGAACGATTAAATGATGTAGAATTACCTTATGAAGCAACTCCCGAATTAGACCCTTTAACTTCTCCTATAGGAGAAATTTATCGATATATAATAGAAAGTAAAACGCACGATTTACGCGAATTGACCGATCTGCAAAATTTCGTAATTATTCCACGAATTAAGCAAGTAGCAGGAGTTGCCGATGTAACAAATTTCGGAGGAATTACTACCCAGTTTCAAATTGAGCTGGATCCCAAAAAACTCGATCAGTATCAATTATCGTTAGGAGAAGTCATTAAAACCATTGAAAATAACAATGTTAATGCAGGTGGAAGTATTTTACCTCATGGAGATTTAGGATATGTTATTCGTGGAATCGGATTAGTTAAAAACCTGGAAGATATCGGTAAAATAGTAGTCAAATCGGAAAATGGAGTTCCTATTTTATTAAATGACATAGGAAAGCTTAAATACGGAAACATTGAACGAAAAGGGATTTTAGGTTATACAGATAAAAAAAGAAATTATTCTGAGAGTATTGAAGGAATCGTACTTTTATTAAAAGGACAAAATCCTTCTAAGGTTTTAGAAGGAGTTCATGAAGCGGTAAACGATTTGAATACTCAAATCTTACCGGAAGGCGTAAAAATACATCCGTTTTTAGACAGAACCGAATTGGTGAACACCACCTTGAATACTGTTTCGCACACCCTGTTTGAAGGGATGTCACTGGTTATTGTTGTACTAATAGTTTTTTTAGGAAGTTGGAGAGGTGCTTTGTTGGTTGCCGTAACCATTCCACTTTCCCTTCTCATTGCATTCATCTTGATGTACTTCACACATATTCCCGCAAATTTGCTTTCTTTGGGTGCTATAGATTTTGGAATCATTGTAGACGGTGCCATCGTTATGATGGAAACCATATTGCGGAAACGAGAAGAAGAACCTAATGAAGAATTGCAAGAAAAAACCATTGCACAAAGGGCTGCCGAGGTTGCAAAACCTATTTTATTTTCCACCATCATCATTATTACTGCTTATCTGCCTCTTTTTGCCTTCGAAAGAGTTGAAAAAAAATTATTTACTCCGATGGCATTTACAGTCAGCTATGCTTTATTTGGTGCCCTGCTCGTTGCCTTATTATTGATTCCCGGATTGGCCTATTTTATATACAAAAAACCCCAAAAACTCTATCATAATAAATGGCTGGAAAAGCTGACCGATCGCTATTTTATAAACATACAAAGGATTATGAAAGCTCCGAAAAAAATATTTCTTCCTTTAGGTATTTTACTGGGAGTTACTTTTCTACTGGCTTTTTATGTTGGAAAAGATTTTCTGCCTCCTTTGGATGAGGGATCTATATGGCTTCAAGTTCAGCTTCCTCCGGGTATTTCTGTTGAAAAGTCTAAAGAATTAAGCGACACGCTACGCGCACGTACCATGAAATATGATGAAGTAACTTATATCACGGTACAAGCCGGTAGAAATGACGACGGTACCGACCCATGGACGGCATCTCATTTTGAGGTTTCTATTGGATTAAAGCCTTACAAGGAATGGAAAAAAGGAAAAACCAAATACGACCTTATTGCTGAACTGGAAAAAGAATATTCAAAACTTCCCGGTTTTACCGTCGGGTTTTCTCAACCTATGATAGATGGGGTAATGGATAAAATATCCGGAGCTCATAGTGAGCTGGTAGTAAAAATTTACGGAGATGATTTCGGGGAAACTCGAAGAATTGCCGAGGATGTTATGAAAACTTTAAAAACTGTTAAAGGAGCAGTAGATTTAGCTATCGATCAAGAACCGCCCTTACCTCAACTTCAAATAATTGCAAACAGGGACAAAATTGCCCAATACGGTTTAAATGTAGCGGATGTTGCAGAACTTATTGAAGTAGCCATTGGCGGGAAAGCCATTTCTCAAATTTTTATAGGAAATAAAGTATACGATATCATCTGTCGTTACGATGAAAACAGCAGAAATACGCCTGATAAAATTTCAAATTTGATGCTTACCTCTGAAACAGGAGCCAAAATACCACTATCACAAGTTTGCGATATCAAGTTAAGTACCGGAGAAAGTACCATTACGAGAGAAATGAATAAAAGGCATTTAACGGTAAAACTTAATTTGCGAGATCGAGACTTAGGTAAATTCTTAGTAGAAGCACAACATAAAATAGAAAAAGAAGTAAAATATAATCACGAAAAATACCATATCAAATGGGGAGGACAATTTGAAAACCAAAACAGGGCTTATGCTCGTTTGGCCTTTATCATTCCTTTGTCTTTGGGAATTATGTTTATCTTATTATACAGTGCCTTCGGAAATTTCAGGCAAGCCGGTTTGCTAATGAGCATTGTTCCTTTGGCTTTATTTGGCGGAATGTTAGCATTAAATGTAAGGGGCATGACTTTAAATGTTTCTTCAGCAGTTGGATTTATTGCTTTATCGGGAGTAGCTATACAAAATGGCGTAATTATGATTTCGCATATTAACTTTTTACGAAAACAAGGACAAACACTTCTCCGGGCGGTACTATTGGGTGCAAAAGACCGATTCAGACCGGTACTAATGACTGCAACAGTGGCTATTTTAGGTTTGCTCCCTGCTTCTTTAGCTACGGGTATTGGTTCGGATGTACAACGTCCTTTGGCTACCGTAATTGTATATGGACTATTATTTTCAACTGTTATTACCTTGTTTGCCTTACCGGCTCTATATTATATTATAGAAAACAAATGGGGAAAAGATGAACAAACGGAAGAAATTTAA
- a CDS encoding efflux RND transporter periplasmic adaptor subunit: protein MKTIKIRNINLLILGLCFITFSCHKQNTEEERPEFTVSGNTIILPDNSNIKNHLKIEPVKSEWLSPDLTTVGVVRAIPTGYAEIVPPFAGRITQSFVKLGQKVDVGSPLFAISSPEYFNAQKDYFEAQQEYSLSNLNLKRQKDLLEHGVGIQRVVEEAKTDYETKRSALENAKAALKVFNINPGSLKLGQPLVVTSPIKGEIITSKIVIGQYIKEEAEPIATIAELNKVWIAGQIKEKDLGFINKLKEVTIQADAFPDKNITGKIFHVNEMVDEDTRSVEVLVECDNSDRALKPGMYVNVHFKNEPEETLTVPTRAIYQVNDDQFVFVQVDKNKFIKKKVETKDISKDKTEIKKGIKAGENIVTEGGIYLLEAQ, encoded by the coding sequence ATGAAAACTATAAAAATCCGAAACATCAACTTACTAATTTTAGGATTATGCTTTATAACTTTTTCATGCCATAAACAAAATACAGAAGAAGAAAGACCGGAATTTACTGTTAGTGGAAACACAATTATTTTACCGGATAATTCTAACATAAAAAATCACTTAAAAATAGAACCCGTAAAAAGTGAATGGTTAAGTCCCGACTTAACGACCGTAGGAGTCGTCAGGGCCATACCAACCGGTTATGCGGAAATAGTACCTCCGTTTGCAGGCAGAATTACCCAATCCTTTGTAAAGCTCGGACAAAAGGTAGACGTGGGTTCACCTCTTTTCGCCATCAGCTCTCCCGAATATTTCAATGCACAAAAAGATTATTTTGAAGCACAACAAGAATATTCCTTATCAAATTTAAATCTTAAAAGACAAAAAGACCTATTAGAGCACGGAGTAGGAATACAACGAGTGGTAGAAGAAGCTAAAACCGATTACGAAACCAAAAGATCCGCACTTGAAAATGCAAAAGCTGCGTTAAAAGTTTTTAATATAAATCCCGGCAGTTTAAAACTAGGGCAACCCTTAGTTGTTACCTCTCCAATCAAAGGGGAAATTATTACCAGCAAAATAGTTATCGGTCAATATATCAAAGAAGAAGCTGAACCAATAGCCACCATAGCAGAATTAAATAAAGTATGGATTGCCGGACAAATAAAAGAAAAAGACTTAGGATTCATTAATAAACTAAAAGAAGTTACCATACAGGCAGACGCTTTTCCCGATAAAAATATAACCGGCAAAATATTCCACGTCAATGAAATGGTGGATGAAGACACCCGAAGTGTTGAAGTATTGGTTGAATGCGACAATTCGGACAGAGCCCTGAAACCGGGAATGTATGTAAACGTTCATTTTAAAAATGAACCGGAAGAAACTTTAACAGTTCCTACCCGGGCAATCTATCAAGTAAACGATGATCAATTTGTATTTGTACAAGTAGATAAAAATAAATTCATCAAGAAAAAGGTTGAAACCAAAGATATTTCAAAAGACAAAACCGAAATAAAAAAGGGAATTAAAGCAGGAGAAAATATAGTGACCGAAGGAGGAATATATTTACTGGAAGCCCAATAA